One window from the genome of Drosophila albomicans strain 15112-1751.03 chromosome 2L, ASM965048v2, whole genome shotgun sequence encodes:
- the LOC117565073 gene encoding uncharacterized protein LOC117565073: MLCDEEQEPEIRQVCVNFVKRLIMQLRERLPDNFNILKKVNMFAVDNILRPHKNIFDFINIFEYFKITDIGKLKSQLDKIHLIKWEKTEESMQFWAEVLAYRDAENNNPFKALALFAIQLFSLPWSNAEVERVFSQMNILKSKLPNKMALKSLNVILSIRYGLRRHNECCHTYSLPQKYLAQIKNKDKYLNDGENDDIESLLTCLI, encoded by the exons ATGTTATGTGATGAAGAGCAAGAACCGGAAATAAGGCAGGTTTGCGTTAATTTTGTGAAACGATTAATAATGCAACTCCGTGAAAG ACTTCCTGAcaacttcaatattttaaagaagGTCAATATGTTTGCAGTAGATAATATACTGCGAccccacaaaaatatatttgatttcataaatatttttgaatattttaaaataactgaTATCGGTAAATTAAAATCTCAATTGGACAAAATTCACCTGATAAAATGGGAAAAAACAGAAGAATCGATGCAATTTTGGGCAGAGGTGCTAGCGTATAGAGACGCAGAAAACAACAACCCCTTTAAGGCGCTTGCATTATTTGCCATCCAGTTGTTTTCCCTGCCATGGTCCAATGCAGAGGTGGAACGAGTGTTCAGCCAAATGAACATATTGAAGTCAAAATTGCCCAATAAAATGGCATTAAAAAGCTTGAATGTAATATTGAGCATAag ATATGGGTTACGAAGACACAATGAATGCTGTCATACCTATTCGTTGCCACAAAAGTATCTTGcccaaattaaaaacaaagacaaatatttgaatgacGGGGAGAACGACGATATTGAAAGTTTGTTAACgtgtttaatataa